A region from the Triplophysa rosa linkage group LG4, Trosa_1v2, whole genome shotgun sequence genome encodes:
- the pmm2 gene encoding phosphomannomutase 2, translated as MADSKVDTATLCLFDVDGTLTAARQKATPDILEFLNKLKQRVRVGVVGGSDLDKIKEQLGDNVIERLDYVFAENGLVAYTFGQLHSVQNIQAYLGEEILQDFINFCLNYLSKIKLPKKRGTFIEFRNGMLNISPIGRSCSQQERIEFFELDKKEKIREKFVSVLKEEFAGKGLAFSIGGQISFDVFPEGWDKRYCLGIVEKDSYQVIHFFGDKTMPGGNDYEIFTDPRTIGHVVTSPEDTQRICKELFFS; from the exons ATGGCCGATTCAAAAGTGGACACTGCTACACTGTGTTTGTTTGATGTGGACGGGACTTTAACAGCAGCTCGTCAG aAGGCTACTCCTGACATACTGGAGTTCTTGAATAAACTGAAACAGCGTGTGAGGGTCGGGGTGGTGGGTGGTTCAGATTTGGACAAAATTAAAGAGCAGTTGGGTGATAATG TTATTGAAAGATTGGATTATGTGTTTGCTGAGAACGGTTTGGTAGCGTACACATTTGGGCAGCTACACTCTGTGCAG aatattcAAGCATACCTAGGAGAGGAAATCTTACAAGATTTTATTAATTTCTGTCTAAATTATCTTTCAAAGATAAAACTGCCTAAGAAAAG GGGCACATTTATTGAATTTCGCAACGGAATGTTAAATATTTCTCCAATTGGTCGAAGCTGTAGCCAACAGGAAAGAATCGAATTCTTTGAACTTGATAAG AAGGAGAAGATCAGAGAAAAGTTTGTCTCCGTTTTAAAAGAAGAGTTTGCTGGGAAAGGACTAGCTTTCTCCATTG GTGGGCAGATCAGCTTTGACGTGTTTCCAGAGGGTTGGGATAAGCGATACTGTCTGGGAATTGTGGAGAAGGACTCATACCAGGTCATTCATTTCTTTGGAGACAAAACCATGCCT GGAGGAAATGATTATGAAATATTCACAGATCCTCGAACAATTGGACACGTTGTCACATCACCCGAGGACACACAAAGGATCTGCAAGGAGCTTTTCTTTAGTTGA
- the ints15 gene encoding integrator complex subunit 15 isoform X2: MSDIRHALLRRDPLSAAKEVLYHLDISLGSAMQSSTGPTPGLEKSTVELVEEFIFHVYKDRNIQPKRMSCVQELQLLEIMCSYFQEQSKDAIRQIIFSALFSLQGNKADESRMAMLGKLVSMAIAVSRVTILECAATWLQRTHSAWCVRLAQVLMDDYCSLVPCAISTLQNICSASPRFCCQLITAVTALYDFSSDELTPPPALLEMLVGWITEDPRLLLLTFINTPLNSSLPLGCLEITPLLGLLRWCVKAPLAYQRARKPAMSNGHGESDKGTANGDLYSKLHLSVLQVFLMLQVQLTEQNLIGRLAVLPVESVAALVEEVSRICEKLTPLPAASQIQLALDRLAQALQVAMAAGALLCTREDLRTLCSRLPHNNLLQLVMSGPVVQPPPHGGPFQPNMYPHIHPGRPSPHSPHQSALSSPHSPHPVLSPHPTHPALSPHRPLTPHAALSPHAYHPAAVSFPYRPIR; the protein is encoded by the exons ATGAGTGATATCCGCCATGCGTTGCTGCGGCGTGATCCGCTGAGTGCAGCTAAAGAGGTTCTGTATCATCTGGACATCTCTCTGGGCAGTGCGATGCAGAGCTCGACAGGTCCCACACCTGGACTGGAGAAGAGCACCGTGGAGCTGGTGGAGGAGTTCATATTTCACGTCTATAAAGACAGAAACATTCAGCCCAAG AGGATGAGCTGCGTTCAGGAGCTCCAGCTGCTGGAAATCATGTGCAGTTATTTCCAGGAGCAGAGCAAAGACGCAATCCGACAGATCATTTTCTCCGCCCTCTTCAGTCTCCAAGGCAACAAGGCTGATGAGAGCCGCATGGCCATGCTTGGGAAGCTGGTCTCTATGGCGATAGCTGTATCTCGGGTGACCATACTAGAATGTGCAGCCACCTGGCTACAG CGCACACACTCTGCGTGGTGTGTTCGGTTGGCTCAGGTGTTGATGGATGATTACTGCTCACTGGTGCCATGTGCCATCTCCACACTGCAGAACATCTGTTCAGCCAGTCCCCGATTCTGCTGCCAGCTCATCACTGCAGTAACAGCCCTCTATGACTTCTCCTCAG ATGAGCTGACTCCGCCCCCTGCTCTCTTGGAGATGCTAGTTGGTTGGATCACAGAGGACCCCAGACTGCTTCTCCTCACCTTCATCAACACACCCCTCAATTCTAGCCTGCCATTAGGTTGCCTTGAGATCACACCTCTTTTGGGACTGCTCAGATGGTGTGTCAAAGCTCCTTTAGCCTATCAGAGAGCCCGAAAGCCGGCTATGAGCAATGGGCATGGAGAAAGTGACAAAGGGACGGCGAATGGAGACCTGTACTCTAAACTGCACCTGAGTGTTCTTCAAGTCTTTCTCATGCTACAG GTCCAACTGACAGAACAGAATCTCATTGGTCGTCTAGCCGTGCTCCCTGTGGAGTCTGTTGCCGCGCTGGTGGAGGAAGTCAGTCGTATATGTGAGAAACTCACGCCTCTCCCTGCTGCCAGTCAAATTCAGCTGGCTCTGGATAGGCTGGCACAAGCCCTTCAGGTTGCCATGGCAGCGGGAGCTCTTTTGTGTACCAGGG AGGACCTACGGACTTTGTGCTCCAGACTTCCCCACAATAA TCTGTTACAGCTGGTGATGTCCGGTCCAGTCGTGCAGCCCCCACCTCACGGCGGACCTTTCCAGCCCAATATGTACCCCCACATCCACCCCGGCCGACCCTCTCCTCACAGTCCACATCAGTCCGCCCTGTCCTCTCCACACAGTCCACACCCGGTCCTGTCACCACACCCCACGCACCCAGCACTGTCCCCGCATCGCCCGTTAACACCCCACGCTGCTTTATCTCCACACGCCTACCATCCTGCAGCCGTGTCCTTTCCATACCGGCCCATTCGTTGA
- the ints15 gene encoding integrator complex subunit 15 isoform X1 — translation MLMLLIIMESLVSCQRRVDGVVLHSSSTCQAAEMSDIRHALLRRDPLSAAKEVLYHLDISLGSAMQSSTGPTPGLEKSTVELVEEFIFHVYKDRNIQPKRMSCVQELQLLEIMCSYFQEQSKDAIRQIIFSALFSLQGNKADESRMAMLGKLVSMAIAVSRVTILECAATWLQRTHSAWCVRLAQVLMDDYCSLVPCAISTLQNICSASPRFCCQLITAVTALYDFSSDELTPPPALLEMLVGWITEDPRLLLLTFINTPLNSSLPLGCLEITPLLGLLRWCVKAPLAYQRARKPAMSNGHGESDKGTANGDLYSKLHLSVLQVFLMLQVQLTEQNLIGRLAVLPVESVAALVEEVSRICEKLTPLPAASQIQLALDRLAQALQVAMAAGALLCTREDLRTLCSRLPHNNLLQLVMSGPVVQPPPHGGPFQPNMYPHIHPGRPSPHSPHQSALSSPHSPHPVLSPHPTHPALSPHRPLTPHAALSPHAYHPAAVSFPYRPIR, via the exons ATGCTGATGCTGCTGATTATAATGGAGAGTTTAGTGTCCTGTCAGAGGAGAGTCGATGGGGTGGTGCTTCATTCGAGTTCCACGTGTCAAGCAG CAGAGATGAGTGATATCCGCCATGCGTTGCTGCGGCGTGATCCGCTGAGTGCAGCTAAAGAGGTTCTGTATCATCTGGACATCTCTCTGGGCAGTGCGATGCAGAGCTCGACAGGTCCCACACCTGGACTGGAGAAGAGCACCGTGGAGCTGGTGGAGGAGTTCATATTTCACGTCTATAAAGACAGAAACATTCAGCCCAAG AGGATGAGCTGCGTTCAGGAGCTCCAGCTGCTGGAAATCATGTGCAGTTATTTCCAGGAGCAGAGCAAAGACGCAATCCGACAGATCATTTTCTCCGCCCTCTTCAGTCTCCAAGGCAACAAGGCTGATGAGAGCCGCATGGCCATGCTTGGGAAGCTGGTCTCTATGGCGATAGCTGTATCTCGGGTGACCATACTAGAATGTGCAGCCACCTGGCTACAG CGCACACACTCTGCGTGGTGTGTTCGGTTGGCTCAGGTGTTGATGGATGATTACTGCTCACTGGTGCCATGTGCCATCTCCACACTGCAGAACATCTGTTCAGCCAGTCCCCGATTCTGCTGCCAGCTCATCACTGCAGTAACAGCCCTCTATGACTTCTCCTCAG ATGAGCTGACTCCGCCCCCTGCTCTCTTGGAGATGCTAGTTGGTTGGATCACAGAGGACCCCAGACTGCTTCTCCTCACCTTCATCAACACACCCCTCAATTCTAGCCTGCCATTAGGTTGCCTTGAGATCACACCTCTTTTGGGACTGCTCAGATGGTGTGTCAAAGCTCCTTTAGCCTATCAGAGAGCCCGAAAGCCGGCTATGAGCAATGGGCATGGAGAAAGTGACAAAGGGACGGCGAATGGAGACCTGTACTCTAAACTGCACCTGAGTGTTCTTCAAGTCTTTCTCATGCTACAG GTCCAACTGACAGAACAGAATCTCATTGGTCGTCTAGCCGTGCTCCCTGTGGAGTCTGTTGCCGCGCTGGTGGAGGAAGTCAGTCGTATATGTGAGAAACTCACGCCTCTCCCTGCTGCCAGTCAAATTCAGCTGGCTCTGGATAGGCTGGCACAAGCCCTTCAGGTTGCCATGGCAGCGGGAGCTCTTTTGTGTACCAGGG AGGACCTACGGACTTTGTGCTCCAGACTTCCCCACAATAA TCTGTTACAGCTGGTGATGTCCGGTCCAGTCGTGCAGCCCCCACCTCACGGCGGACCTTTCCAGCCCAATATGTACCCCCACATCCACCCCGGCCGACCCTCTCCTCACAGTCCACATCAGTCCGCCCTGTCCTCTCCACACAGTCCACACCCGGTCCTGTCACCACACCCCACGCACCCAGCACTGTCCCCGCATCGCCCGTTAACACCCCACGCTGCTTTATCTCCACACGCCTACCATCCTGCAGCCGTGTCCTTTCCATACCGGCCCATTCGTTGA